The following are encoded in a window of Impatiens glandulifera chromosome 5, dImpGla2.1, whole genome shotgun sequence genomic DNA:
- the LOC124939097 gene encoding agamous-like MADS-box protein AGL62 has product MENIPSNPRATKRSKGCKIILKDRRRGREEDQQVTFSKLRSGLYKKISELSIVCAIEFIVMILSPSGKLFSFSSPNMELIAMKLLNNKKLERNTVTNSLMDESFRENMARLTSQLVEVMNLLDKEKEREKQIDKMVRARKIKSIIDTPISDLNESDAQMLEDWLKKVQSDLYARMKQLSEN; this is encoded by the coding sequence ATGGAGAACATCCCTAGCAACCCTAGAGCAACCAAGCGTTCAAAAGGCTGCAAGATAATTCTCAAGGACCGACGTCGGGGAAGGGAAGAAGATCAACAAGTCACTTTCTCCAAACTCCGTAGTGGATTGTACAAGAAGATCAGCGAATTGAGCATCGTTTGTGCTATCGAATTTATTGTCATGATCTTATCTCCATCAGGGAAGctcttctctttttcttctccgAACATGGAGTTAATTGCAATGAAATTACTTAATAACAAGAAACTCGAGAGAAATACGGTAACAAATTCTCTTATGGATGAGTCATTTCGAGAAAATATGGCTAGACTAACTAGCCAACTTGTAGAGGTGATGAATCTTTTGGATaaggaaaaagaaagagaaaaacaaataGATAAAATGGTAAGAGCAcgtaaaataaaatcaattattgatACTCCTATTTCGGATCTCAATGAGAGTGATGCTCAAATGTTGGAGGATTGGCTCAAGAAAGTTCAGAGTGATTTGTATGCAAGGATGAAACAACTCAGCGAAAACTAA